The genomic region CTATTACGAACATTGCTAAACCTGGGCATTGAGGAACACATACTCCGCAACCTATACATTTATCAGGGTTAACCCTTGGTAAATCATAGATTTTCTCCATTTCAATAGCATTGAATGGGCAAACATTAGCACATATATTACAAGGTATTTCCTCTGGACATTCAGCTATTGCTATAGGCCCCTTCTCCAATCTCTCCATACTTGGAAGTAATCCCTTCTCCTTTAAATCATCTATTGATAGAACACCTGTTTCCTTATATCCCATCATATTCACCTCTACGGATCTTTTCCATTTCCTCCTCGGAAACAGTTACCTTAAGCTTTCCGGCTCTAGCTCTTGAAACAACTGGTGATAAACGATATTCGTTCCACAAATAATCTAGAAGCTCGTCTCTACGTTTACGAATAGATTCTTTATCTACTCCTAGTTTTATTGCTGCTGATAATGCTGCTATTTCACCTTCTATAAAAGCAGTTGTTGCCTCCTCGATCCCGCTGGCGTCTCCCGCAATATATAAGTTTTCAACACTTGTCTCCATATATTTCGTCCTTATAGGGGCTAGTCCTCCTAGTTCCGGAACATATTTCAATACAGCTCCTGCTTGACTATAGAATGCATAGTTTGGCTGTAAACCAACAGCTAATAATACAAGGTCTACGTCGAAAACTTTCTCTGATCCAGGTATTGGTTCGAACTTATCGTTAACCATGGAGATCTCTGCTTTCTCAACTCTATTAGAACCTATAGCCTTAGTAATCGTGTGCCTCATGTAGAAGGGTATACCTAGTCTCCTAACTTTTGCTGCATGAACAAACCAACCGCCTATATGTGGCAGGATCTCTGCGATACCGACAACTTTAACTCCAGCTTGTAATAATTGGTATGAAACAATTAATCCTACATTACCTGATCCAATAATTAGTGCTCTATCACCAGGTCTAACCCCATATTCATTCATAAGTGTTTGTGCACCGCCAGCACCCATTATGCCTGGCAAATCATTGTTTTCGAAGAAAATAGTTTTCTCACAAGCACCCGTGCTTCCTATAATGATTTTTGGCTTGACCAATAGATTAACTGGTTTATCCCCCCTAACAGCTACTCCTACAATATTGTTTCTGAACAAGCCATAAGCATATGCTCTCGTATATACATGTATATTTTTCTTCTCCTTTACTAGTTTTGAGAGTTTCTCTGCAATATTGTATCCTCGGATTCCTCCATAGAATTTTTTATCTCCGAAAAACCTATGCGTCTGCTTAATTAGTTGTCCTCCAAGTCTGAAATGATCATCTACTAAAACAACATCTAAGCCTAGATCAGCAAGTACAAGTGATGCTTGTAAACCAGCTGGTCCCCCGCCAATTATTAATGCATCCGTATTGATCTCAACTGTTTCGGCAGGAGTATAATTTGTTTTCCTTGGGACCTCTGCTATTCCTCTCTGCTTATAAACTCTAACACCCTCCCTAACAGGCTCAATACATATTCTAGTATTGGGAACATCGTCAACAATGCTTAAACAACTACTACATTTCCCAATCATACAAAAAGCTCCACGAGGCCTCTTACCATCCGAGCTATATGAGAAAACCCTATAGCCTACAGCATATAATGCTGCTAGAATACTTTCTCCCTCATAAGCCTCAATAGCTTTGTCTTCATAGTAGAAAATTACTCGCCGACCCCTGCGGAAATCAATAATTGGATGTTTAATTATTCGGTAATTCCCGCTCATTACTTATCAATGCCCCTTTACATATAAGTACAATACATACATATATGGTTAAGTAAATAAAATATGTTAATCTCTATTCATCTCAAATAATCAATTCATTCATAACATGCTCTAACTTATTAGTTCCCCAATATAATTGTATAGATAATGGTGTTGCGGATTGGTCATCGGTAGATATATTACTACAGTACATGGAAGCGGTGGTTTCGAAACACTAGAAATTATTGAGAAACTTATTGTTCATCGTGTCCCAGAAAATCTGAGAAAAGTATTGGATGGTGTTGGATTAGATGTCTTAGATGATGGATCAAGTATGCGTATTGGGAACACACACATTGTTATATCAACGGATAATTTCACAGTTAAACCATTATTTTTCCCGGGAGGAGACATTGGACACTTAGCTGTTTCAGGGGTACTGAATGATCTAGTAATGATGGGTGCTAGACCAATAGCTTTCATGGATGGTATTATTGTTGAGGAAGGTTTTCCAAGAGATGATCTAGACAGAATACTTGAGTCTATGATTAAATTATTGAAAGAAAACAATGTTGCATTAATAGGTGGAGATTTCAAGGTGATGCCGAAGAAGAGTTTGGATGGATTAATAATATCTGGTACAGGAATAGGATTAGCTGAGAAACCCATTATAGACAAGATAAAACCAGGCGACAAAATAATCGTTACAGGGCCAATAGCTGAGCATGGAGCAACAATTCTCGCAGCCCAGCTTGGAATGCTTGAACAAGCACAAGGTTTGAGAAGCGATACAAGACCTCTTGTTAAAACAGTGCTTCCCATATTAGAGAAATATAGGGATCATATACATGCAGCACGTGACCCTACACGAGGAGGATTATCCATTGTGTTGAACGAGTGGGTGCGTGGAACAAAGTATACAATAGTAATTAATAGATCAACTATACCAATAAGAGATGAAGTTAGACAATTCCTAGATGCTCTAGGAATCGATCCATTAGGTGTAGCTGGAGAGGGCTTAGCTATTCTATCAGTAGATAATGAAGTTGCAGATGAAATCGTCGAAGAGCTTCATAGAAGAGGAGAACCTTATGCAACAATTATTGGAGAAGTTATAGTGCCGGAAGAAGAGTATCTTGCTGGAAGAGTTATAGCAATTACAGAAGTTGGAGGAAAAGTAGTTGTTCAACCAAATGCTTTAAACCTGCCGAGAATCTGTTGATGATTTAAAGAAAACTTAATCAAATACTTAATCATAGAGAGCACTTAGAGGAAGAACAAAAATGTGCTTGGGAGTACCAGCAGAAGTATTGGAGACGAGAAAGGAGGGAGAACTAGTTATATTAAAAGTTAAAATGGGAGGAGTAGTTAAGGAAGTAATTTCAGGAATACCAGATCTTAAGCCGGGAGAATACGTCATAGTTCATGCAGGAGTAGCTATTTCAAGAATAGACGAGAAAGAACTAAAGGAGATATTGAATGTATGGGAAGAACTAGGATCACTTTATTAGTTAATTCTTGATCATAATATGATCTTCTTATTCTTCTGTTTATTCTTTACAAAAAGCTCATTTTCAAATTACTTGATTAAATAATAATCTATTTTGAGGCAGGCTGGATCATTATTGATACTAGTTCGAATGGTTTAAGATCATACTTGATTTCATTATTTACTACAGGTATTTCCCTTATTTTATCTTCTAATATATTTGTTCTCCACGCTCTTGAAATTGCAAACCTTGTTTTAATCTTTAACATTCCATGTTTATTTTCTGATTCGTAAATGCGTAAAACTATGTTGTCTCCTTCGATGCTTTTCTTTATGCTTTCCACTATAATATTTTCTGGTTCTATTTCTATGAGTGATTCTTCTAGTTTTCTATAACTGTTTCTTCCATTATTGTTTACATATACGTAGAGGGGGTCACGTATTTTCTTGGCTTCAACATGTATTTTAGAGGTATTCCATGAACCATTGTATGGTAGGATTGAGAACTCGACTGATATGCTTCCTGTATCACTGAATGGGTTTGGTAGTACTGGTGATTTTATAAGGCTTAACCCTATCTCGTTAAACCTAATTGATACTCCATGCTTATAGGGGCTAATAATGGCGAATCCGCGTTCTCCATCCTCTAAACTGGCCCATGAAAGCATTGGTTCTTCGAATCGTGCTTTCTCCCAAGAAGTATTAGTATGAGTAGGTCTCTCATATACTCCGAACTGTGTATCTCTAATTGATCTTGTAGAGTTTATGTCTGGGTAAAACCATATTTTCACTAATCTCCATTTATCTCTCCAAAACGCATTTATTTTGAAGTCGATTCTCCTATGATCTCCGTAGATAATCATGTCCATGAACAACTTACTGTTTCTATAAGTATATTCTGCTCTTATAATTGCCCTATAAGGATCTATTCTGTGAACATATACTTTATTAGCCAATAACTCTTTGAAGTGTTCTAAGCTGTGTTTATCAATGTTCCAAGCATCCCATTCACTCGGCAGATCCTCATATATCTTGATCAATGCAGAAGGTTTTCGTAGTAGTTCGTGACTACTATGTTTATCATAGATTGAAGTGATTAATCCATTCATATTGATTCTTATCTTGTAGAATTTGTTTTCGACTAGGATGTATTCTTTATCTTTTTTAACTATTAACTTGGATTCTTTTTCTTTCTCCTTGTTGTTTTTGGATATGTTGTTTATGGGGATAATAATGTATCCGTGTCCTGGTACATCTACTTTTACATGTTTATTGTTTATCTCAATAATTTCGCTTCTCCTCCATTGTGTAGGATTATAGATTATTATTCCTTCCAGATCATTAACTAGTTTTCTTAATCCTTCATTGATCATTTCCTTAGCTTTAGTGATTGATCTAGATAATTTAGTGCATATATCTTTGTGTACTTCATATGTTATTGTACCGGATAATACATCGTGGAATTCTGCTAGTAGCAGGGTTTTCCATAGATTATTTATTTCTTCTTCAGGATAGCTTGATCCTTTAATGTATAGCCATGTATATATTTGTTCCAGAGTTCTAAGAAGGTAGTCTAGTATCCATATTTTTTGCTTTATACAAGTATCTGTTGTGTATGCTCCTCTATGTGTTTCAACATATATGTCTCCATACCATACTGGTAGTTTATCACTATTTTCCATAATTTTATCAATGAAATCATTTATTCTTCCATGAATAATTCTTGGTGTTAGAGGAGTTTCTTCGCTGTAAAACTCTAGTTTTTCAATCATTTCATGTGTTGGGCCGCTTCCCCCATCACAATAGCCGTAAGTATATATTCTCGCTGGAACTACTTGTTTTTCCCTATACTCTCTCCAAAGCTCTAGGATTGATTTTGGATCACCTGTTTTAGCTAGTTCACCTGTTATTATATGTGTAGGAATGTTTGTTCCATCAATACCTCTCCATAGAAATGTGTCGTAGGGGAACTTATTGTATTCATTCCATATAACTTTGTGTGTTACAAAAAATTTTATTCCAGCCTCTTTCATTACTTGGGGGAGATTGGGTGAGAATCCAAATGAATCAGGTAGCCACCCAATAATTGATCTCTTTCCAAAGAGTTTTTCGAATGTTTTTTGCCCGATTAAAAACTGTCTAGCAAGGCTTTCTGAGGGTATTATGTAGACATCGCTTTCAACATACATCCCAGTAACTGGTATAATTCTCTCCTTATCAGCCAATCTTACGACTTCGCTCCATAAGCTAGGATATTTTTCTTTGAGCCATTCAGCATATAGTGCTGATGAGAAAACATATACTGGTTTATTATAGGCTTTAAACTGTGTAATTATCTTAGCAATAGTTTTAGCCATTTTCCATACTGTATCTTCAACACTCCATAACCAAGCAGCATCGATATGAGCATTAGCTACTGCATAGAGTAGTCCATATTTCCCATATTTCTCTCTTAATTTCTTAAGCTCAGCTTCTAGTTCAGGTTTCAAATAATTAATTATGCTCTTGATTTCTTCTCTATTTATATCTCCATAACCCATTCCTCTAAGCTTTTCCGGCTCATCTCGTGAGAGCCTCATTAATTCATCATATAGCATGGAGTAATGAGATAAATTATTCTCTACATAATACTTCATTACTAAGAAATGCATGGGTTCAGGGGTTTGGAGAGGTATTTTAGCTGAGAAATTATCGACTAAGCTAATGATTTCTCTACGAACATCTTCTCCAACATGCTTCGAGAGATCAAGTAGCCAAATAAGCTTATCAATGAATGATTCAATAGTTTTATCTATGTATAAGAGAAATATTTTATCAATAAATGGTTTCTCATATCTTTCGCCAACAATTCCTTGAGGATAAACATGGAGTTCTAAAGTTGTTTCACCAGATACTCCATATAATGGGATCTTCTTCGTGTAAACATCTACTCCATAATAATACTCATTATTTACAAGCATGAGAGCATTGAAAGCTCCATTAAATAGTAGAGTTGGAAATCCCTTCTCCGGATCAATAAACACCTTGATCTTCAACTTAGTAGTTCTATTAGTTATTGGAAAACTTATTGGTAAACTCAATATCTTCTTTTCTCCATCAATGCTTATTTCCCATTTTGATAGATAGTTAATATCTATTATTGAAAGTGTTTTGAGAACGTATAGTTTTTTATATAGTGAGTCTAGAACTAGATTATCCATATTTCCCTAACCACTATTCAGTGTATTTCTACTATGAAGTTTTAAGTGGCTAAAGTTTTATCTATTCCTCTCTATTATGCCGAGTTATTTGTTGGATAATAAATATTCATTTGTGCTAATCTTAATAATTCTGGTTGAAAGATAGTATCGACATGAGGTAATTAATTATAGTAGGGTATTTGTTTCTGTATTTATAAAGGCTGGTAATAATGGTTGTTGCAAAGAAATTTATTATAATAGGGCTTGTTCAGGGCGTAGGTTTTAGACCATTTATTCATAGATTAGCTGTTAAGCATGGATTGAAAGGATATGTTAGAAATATTGGTGGTTCAGAAGTTGAGGTATGGGTTGAGGGGTCTCCGGAAAGTATAGATAAGTTTATTGAGGACTTATATGTTGAGAAACCTCCTCCGGCTATTATTGAGGATGTATTTATTGAAGATGTGGAGCCCAGGGGGTATGTGGATTTCCATATTTTAAAAAGCAGTAGAGAAGCTGTTAAGAGATCAAATATACCACCTGATCTAGCTATTTGCAAGGATTGTTTAAGGGAAATACTTGATCCCAACGATAGAAGGTATCGATACGCTTTTAATAGTTGTGCATGGTGTGGCCCCCGTTTCTCAATGATATATAGGGTACCCTATGATAGATCGAACACTTCTATGTCTAAATATATCCTATGTAGTGAATGCGAGAAAGAATATCATGACATTAGAAATGTTCGGAGATATCATGCGCAGGGAATAAGTTGTTCAGTGGATGGTCCAAAACTATATCTATACACTAATGATTGGGAATATGTTGAGACACGTGATCCAATAATTGAAACTGCTAAACTCATAGATGAAGGATACATTGTTGGTGTTAAAGGGCTGGGTGGCTATCATATAGCTGCTCTGGCAACAAGTGATGGTGTAGTCTTAAAGCTTAGGAAAAGAAAGCATAGACCTACGAAACCTTTCGCTATTATGGGTCTTGATATAAGTGTTCTTGAAAGACTAGTATATATTGATGAAGAAGCTAGATCAATTCTCGAATCCCCTCAAGCACCAATACTGCTACTTCCTAAAAGAGAAGATTCACCTGTTTCAAAATATGTTTCTCCGGGGTTGAGCCATGAAGGAGTATTTGTAGCATATACTGGTTTACATTATTTATTATTGATGGAGACAAGAGATAAATTTCTCATAATGACTAGTGGCAATGTTACTGGTGAGCCAATGTGTATAAATGAGGAATGTGCTCGAGAAAAATTGTCGAGAGTAGTTGATTATTTCCTTATTCATGACCGAGAAATTGTTAATAGAGTGGATGACTCTGTTCTGAGGAATACCAATGGTAAATGGGTATTTCTTAGACGTAGTCGTGGATACGCTCCTATGTGGATAAGAATAAGATCAGATCTTGATGGTGAATACATAGCTTTCGGAGCAGACCTAAACAATACTGGAGCATTGGGTTTTGAGGATAAAGTAGTTCTAACACAATACATAGGTGATCTGGATAGTTTTAATGCACAGAGAGAACTATTAAAATATATTGGGTTTTTCATCGAGAACTATAGGATCAATTTAGATAAAACAATTGTTATCGTGGATAAACATCCAAGTTATCACTCGAGAAGATTAGGCATGGAATTCGCTGAGAAACATAGATTACCAATTATTGAAGTCCAGCATCACTACGCACATGTTTTGGGGACAGCATATGATAATGGTTTGGAAGGAGAGGTTCTAGGAATAGCTATGGATGGTCTTGGTTGGGGAGATGATAATACTATATGGGGAGGCGAAATATTAGTATTCAATACTGATAAATATGATTATAAAAGGCTGGGTCATATAGAGAAGTTGCCATTAACAAGTGATAGAGACACAATCTACCCATTAAGAATACTAGCAGGTTATCTATCAAGTAGGGGACATGTTTTTGAAGAAATACATAAGCTGATCAAGAATGTTCTAGAAAATATTGATCATAGACTGGTTGCTGAAATGGAATTAGTACATAAACTTGTAAAAGCTGGTAGATACATTGAAGCATCAAGCACTGGTAGATTCCTAGACATGATATCTGCTATTCTCGGAGTATGTCTTTATAGAAGCTATGAAGGAGAACCAGCAATCAAGCTAGAAGCAGTAGCTGATAAAGCAAAATCTCATAAACTACTTGAACATTTCCATATTTCAACCCATAATGGACTATACGTATTAGAATATAAAGATCTAATAGAACACCTTATATACAATAACGTAAGGGATAACTCGGTAGCTGAAACAGCTAAAAGCATACTATATAGCTATGGATATTGGATGGGTAAATTAGCTCATAAATTGATTAAGGGTAGGAGAATAGATCATATAGTTGTTTCTGGAGGTGCAGCAGTAAATACATACATTATCAAAGGATTAGAGGATAGCTTAGGAGAGCACGATTTAGAACCTCTTCTGCCTAGAAGGATTCCTCCGAATGATGAAGGAATCTCGTTTGGACAGGTGATCGCGGGTTCTCTTATTAAAAAGAAAAATTCTTTTTCAGCCTAGCCAAATAGTTTTGATTAACTCCAATGTCTCCTCATTGAAAACTCTAACCATATATGGTGATATCGTGTATAGTTTATCTCCTATATACAGTGTTCTAATAATATATGGGTGATCTATTATTTTTAGAACAACAAGTGAGTTATTGCTGTATTTAATTACTGCAACAGCATCTCCACTTATTGCTCGTACATTTTCAAGTCTGAAGAGAGCTGTTGCTACCGGTATAAATACAAGCTTCTTCTCCGGATCAATAGTGAATGCATGATAATCTTGTAGAACAGGCGATAATAGTGGTGAGAGCGTTGCTTTTGCAACTAACAAGATATTTTCTGGATCATTAATATTATATAGTGAAACCATAAGCTTACCATTATCGACGCCTATGCCCAATATAAGGTTTCTCGATATAGGATGCAGGTACTCATTATATCCTGGAATCTCTAAGTACCCTAATACCACGGGATTCCTTGGATCAGAAATATTAATTGCGAATAAGGGATCAACCCGTCTATAAGTTACAAGTATGAATAAGTCTCCTACAAGCCTCGATGCTTTTATGTCTTCGTTAACTGCCAGATTAGATAATTTACTAATTATTTTTAGATCACTTAGGCCTATAATGTGTAATTCATTATATTTCAATACCTGCTTCGGAACTACTGAGAAGAAGCCTTTCCAGCCATGCTCAACCAAGGATTTATTAACAAACATAGACCATTTCTTAGTGCCGCTACTATCTGTTATTGTAACCGTTATTTCGAAATTATTATTAGAAGCAGGTGTTATTGTATGGAATCTTGCTACTAGCTTATAGTTTCTAACAGTAGTAGCTACAATCAAATAGTTATTTTTGTATTCTTCTATGCTGAACTGATCTAATATTGTCCCCGGAACTTCTATTTCGCCCATATATTTCAATGATAATCGATTAATGTCAAGTATGTAGAGTTTTGTATAGTCTGTAAAGTTTAAAGTGTTGAATTCCGCATTTATATTATTCACTATCTTGGTAATGTTTTCTTGATCTAGTTTGTTTAGATAATCGTTAATTATTTCTAATGCTTTATAGTAGTTATTGCTTTCGATAAGGGGCTCGATCTGTTTCTTTATTTCTTCCGGCATATACTTAGCTATGATCCTTAAAGCATGTTCTTGATAAGCTAACCAGTAGGGATTAGAAGATGCCAATACTAGGTGTTTATGGGACATGTAAACCCATGAGGTGGAGCCCGTTAGGAAGGAGTATGCTGAGAATTTACCACTTGTAATGTTCAGAGCAACTATGTTTGTGTAGTGGATGGGTTGTTTATCTACTAAATAGATCTTCTCAGGTGGTAGTAAGTGTTCTCCAATTAATGGGATAGTAATAATTCTATCATATACTGGCTGCTGTGTAATAATATAGAGAATATCGTCTTTAAGTCTGGAAGAAACTATTGTACCTGTGATAGAGATATTGTATTGTCTAACCGGTTGCTTAGGATCAGATATGCTGAATACATATATTTCACTAATCCATCTCGGTGCTTGGAAAGTTATAGTGAATGTCGTGTTTTCACTTACTATCTTTTTCAATATATTGAATTCTCTATTCATAGTTGTCAGTACAATTAAGTTATTTCCTGATAAGTAGATTGAATTAATTGTAGAGTTCAAAACTATTTTACCAGCATAAATGTTTCGTAGAGCATCAACTATATAAACAGTGTTTCCTCTAGCTATAGCTATTATTTTACCATTAGTCTTAACAATATCTGGTTCATCAATACCCATAACCTGTACATTAGTGCTAGAATATCTCCCAGACGTTCCTGGTTGAGCCTCATATGATAAGGTTTCTCCTGTAGAAACATATGTTGTTAAAAACACTATTGATTTTTCTATGCTAGATACTCCTTTAATTTCTGGATTAGATGAAATAGATACCGATGTTTTATTTAAATAGTTTAATAGCTCACTATAAGAGGAGAAGCTGTTCATCTCTTCTATCTTAGGCACATTTACTTCAATACCTGTTCTAATATTATTTCCAATATTCCTTGTTCCCTGAAAGAATATGGTATGCATCATTATTGGTAGTAGAATGCCTACTATAAGCGCTATTGCTCCAAGAATTATGATTTTTGATCCATCCATAATCTGCTCACCTATTTATAGATTCATTGTTATTATTCTAGTTATAGCTAAGCATTGGACAATGTTGTTCGAATACTTGGACACCTGTGATCATAGTTTTCTCCAAGCGTTTATGCTCTCATATAATAAGAGAGTAAATGCGGATATTGAGGATATAAGTAGGAGCAATCTATCTATATTGAAGTTTTTATCCAACACTATCTCGATAATACTTCCAATTGTTAAGCCTAGGAAGAAGAGTGAGTAGATGAAGAGTCTTGGGAGGATTTTTCTATGAATAATAATGTATCCCTCAATACTAACCAATTTATTGATCGTGTATCCTCTAGATGCTTTCTTAACTATTCCGTCCTCAACCATTTTCTTTAAGTGATAATGAATACTGCTTGGCGCCATATTTAGTGCTTCAGCTATCTCTCTAACACTTTTAGGCTCGTTTGAGGTAAGCAAGTAAACATATATTTTTCGCTTGACATCGTCAACGTTGCCCAAATCAGTCAAACCTTCGTAGAATGCTAGTTTCAAATAATTATTCGTTGTTTGGAAACAATATTATGCTAACGTTTTGATTTATGTTTTCCCACAGATTTCCCATATTGTTAGAGCATCCTAACATCATTAATAAATAGCCAATTCCGAAATAATCCATAATAGGTGTTTTAA from Staphylothermus marinus F1 harbors:
- a CDS encoding ATP-binding protein; this encodes MGYKETGVLSIDDLKEKGLLPSMERLEKGPIAIAECPEEIPCNICANVCPFNAIEMEKIYDLPRVNPDKCIGCGVCVPQCPGLAMFVIDLSKPGKALITLPYEFLPEPKKGLKVKLLSREGKVVGEGVIVKAWQYDKTWTVTVEVPRDKWFEVRAIWIPEK
- a CDS encoding FAD-dependent oxidoreductase; amino-acid sequence: MSGNYRIIKHPIIDFRRGRRVIFYYEDKAIEAYEGESILAALYAVGYRVFSYSSDGKRPRGAFCMIGKCSSCLSIVDDVPNTRICIEPVREGVRVYKQRGIAEVPRKTNYTPAETVEINTDALIIGGGPAGLQASLVLADLGLDVVLVDDHFRLGGQLIKQTHRFFGDKKFYGGIRGYNIAEKLSKLVKEKKNIHVYTRAYAYGLFRNNIVGVAVRGDKPVNLLVKPKIIIGSTGACEKTIFFENNDLPGIMGAGGAQTLMNEYGVRPGDRALIIGSGNVGLIVSYQLLQAGVKVVGIAEILPHIGGWFVHAAKVRRLGIPFYMRHTITKAIGSNRVEKAEISMVNDKFEPIPGSEKVFDVDLVLLAVGLQPNYAFYSQAGAVLKYVPELGGLAPIRTKYMETSVENLYIAGDASGIEEATTAFIEGEIAALSAAIKLGVDKESIRKRRDELLDYLWNEYRLSPVVSRARAGKLKVTVSEEEMEKIRRGEYDGI
- the hypE gene encoding hydrogenase expression/formation protein HypE, translated to MVIGRYITTVHGSGGFETLEIIEKLIVHRVPENLRKVLDGVGLDVLDDGSSMRIGNTHIVISTDNFTVKPLFFPGGDIGHLAVSGVLNDLVMMGARPIAFMDGIIVEEGFPRDDLDRILESMIKLLKENNVALIGGDFKVMPKKSLDGLIISGTGIGLAEKPIIDKIKPGDKIIVTGPIAEHGATILAAQLGMLEQAQGLRSDTRPLVKTVLPILEKYRDHIHAARDPTRGGLSIVLNEWVRGTKYTIVINRSTIPIRDEVRQFLDALGIDPLGVAGEGLAILSVDNEVADEIVEELHRRGEPYATIIGEVIVPEEEYLAGRVIAITEVGGKVVVQPNALNLPRIC
- a CDS encoding HypC/HybG/HupF family hydrogenase formation chaperone, yielding MCLGVPAEVLETRKEGELVILKVKMGGVVKEVISGIPDLKPGEYVIVHAGVAISRIDEKELKEILNVWEELGSLY
- a CDS encoding alpha-mannosidase, coding for MDNLVLDSLYKKLYVLKTLSIIDINYLSKWEISIDGEKKILSLPISFPITNRTTKLKIKVFIDPEKGFPTLLFNGAFNALMLVNNEYYYGVDVYTKKIPLYGVSGETTLELHVYPQGIVGERYEKPFIDKIFLLYIDKTIESFIDKLIWLLDLSKHVGEDVRREIISLVDNFSAKIPLQTPEPMHFLVMKYYVENNLSHYSMLYDELMRLSRDEPEKLRGMGYGDINREEIKSIINYLKPELEAELKKLREKYGKYGLLYAVANAHIDAAWLWSVEDTVWKMAKTIAKIITQFKAYNKPVYVFSSALYAEWLKEKYPSLWSEVVRLADKERIIPVTGMYVESDVYIIPSESLARQFLIGQKTFEKLFGKRSIIGWLPDSFGFSPNLPQVMKEAGIKFFVTHKVIWNEYNKFPYDTFLWRGIDGTNIPTHIITGELAKTGDPKSILELWREYREKQVVPARIYTYGYCDGGSGPTHEMIEKLEFYSEETPLTPRIIHGRINDFIDKIMENSDKLPVWYGDIYVETHRGAYTTDTCIKQKIWILDYLLRTLEQIYTWLYIKGSSYPEEEINNLWKTLLLAEFHDVLSGTITYEVHKDICTKLSRSITKAKEMINEGLRKLVNDLEGIIIYNPTQWRRSEIIEINNKHVKVDVPGHGYIIIPINNISKNNKEKEKESKLIVKKDKEYILVENKFYKIRINMNGLITSIYDKHSSHELLRKPSALIKIYEDLPSEWDAWNIDKHSLEHFKELLANKVYVHRIDPYRAIIRAEYTYRNSKLFMDMIIYGDHRRIDFKINAFWRDKWRLVKIWFYPDINSTRSIRDTQFGVYERPTHTNTSWEKARFEEPMLSWASLEDGERGFAIISPYKHGVSIRFNEIGLSLIKSPVLPNPFSDTGSISVEFSILPYNGSWNTSKIHVEAKKIRDPLYVYVNNNGRNSYRKLEESLIEIEPENIIVESIKKSIEGDNIVLRIYESENKHGMLKIKTRFAISRAWRTNILEDKIREIPVVNNEIKYDLKPFELVSIMIQPASK
- the hypF gene encoding carbamoyltransferase HypF, whose translation is MVVAKKFIIIGLVQGVGFRPFIHRLAVKHGLKGYVRNIGGSEVEVWVEGSPESIDKFIEDLYVEKPPPAIIEDVFIEDVEPRGYVDFHILKSSREAVKRSNIPPDLAICKDCLREILDPNDRRYRYAFNSCAWCGPRFSMIYRVPYDRSNTSMSKYILCSECEKEYHDIRNVRRYHAQGISCSVDGPKLYLYTNDWEYVETRDPIIETAKLIDEGYIVGVKGLGGYHIAALATSDGVVLKLRKRKHRPTKPFAIMGLDISVLERLVYIDEEARSILESPQAPILLLPKREDSPVSKYVSPGLSHEGVFVAYTGLHYLLLMETRDKFLIMTSGNVTGEPMCINEECAREKLSRVVDYFLIHDREIVNRVDDSVLRNTNGKWVFLRRSRGYAPMWIRIRSDLDGEYIAFGADLNNTGALGFEDKVVLTQYIGDLDSFNAQRELLKYIGFFIENYRINLDKTIVIVDKHPSYHSRRLGMEFAEKHRLPIIEVQHHYAHVLGTAYDNGLEGEVLGIAMDGLGWGDDNTIWGGEILVFNTDKYDYKRLGHIEKLPLTSDRDTIYPLRILAGYLSSRGHVFEEIHKLIKNVLENIDHRLVAEMELVHKLVKAGRYIEASSTGRFLDMISAILGVCLYRSYEGEPAIKLEAVADKAKSHKLLEHFHISTHNGLYVLEYKDLIEHLIYNNVRDNSVAETAKSILYSYGYWMGKLAHKLIKGRRIDHIVVSGGAAVNTYIIKGLEDSLGEHDLEPLLPRRIPPNDEGISFGQVIAGSLIKKKNSFSA
- a CDS encoding beta-propeller domain-containing protein, with translation MDGSKIIILGAIALIVGILLPIMMHTIFFQGTRNIGNNIRTGIEVNVPKIEEMNSFSSYSELLNYLNKTSVSISSNPEIKGVSSIEKSIVFLTTYVSTGETLSYEAQPGTSGRYSSTNVQVMGIDEPDIVKTNGKIIAIARGNTVYIVDALRNIYAGKIVLNSTINSIYLSGNNLIVLTTMNREFNILKKIVSENTTFTITFQAPRWISEIYVFSISDPKQPVRQYNISITGTIVSSRLKDDILYIITQQPVYDRIITIPLIGEHLLPPEKIYLVDKQPIHYTNIVALNITSGKFSAYSFLTGSTSWVYMSHKHLVLASSNPYWLAYQEHALRIIAKYMPEEIKKQIEPLIESNNYYKALEIINDYLNKLDQENITKIVNNINAEFNTLNFTDYTKLYILDINRLSLKYMGEIEVPGTILDQFSIEEYKNNYLIVATTVRNYKLVARFHTITPASNNNFEITVTITDSSGTKKWSMFVNKSLVEHGWKGFFSVVPKQVLKYNELHIIGLSDLKIISKLSNLAVNEDIKASRLVGDLFILVTYRRVDPLFAINISDPRNPVVLGYLEIPGYNEYLHPISRNLILGIGVDNGKLMVSLYNINDPENILLVAKATLSPLLSPVLQDYHAFTIDPEKKLVFIPVATALFRLENVRAISGDAVAVIKYSNNSLVVLKIIDHPYIIRTLYIGDKLYTISPYMVRVFNEETLELIKTIWLG
- a CDS encoding winged helix-turn-helix domain-containing protein — its product is MGNVDDVKRKIYVYLLTSNEPKSVREIAEALNMAPSSIHYHLKKMVEDGIVKKASRGYTINKLVSIEGYIIIHRKILPRLFIYSLFFLGLTIGSIIEIVLDKNFNIDRLLLLISSISAFTLLLYESINAWRKL